Proteins found in one Oryza glaberrima chromosome 4, OglaRS2, whole genome shotgun sequence genomic segment:
- the LOC127771682 gene encoding uncharacterized protein LOC127771682: MVAPTTTTPPPPPPPPSESTPTSDPKPPPPPPTSSTAAPKKRKLEEVGFHHSPYYNIRAAVANLRGRFIQLCKGTDTQKKDAALEILKEIKVLMELSKDMRLDLPTAAGPVKLMDEPTSRDARNMPAGKIPPGEKNQVRPADQAASFMHSSGEKVPLNPVDIKHDAKPSVTDSTKKSGQCLQGSYIVGGSPIGWNFLMWPGSSTRYCGLTRSEWLARQSAK; the protein is encoded by the exons ATGGTCGCTCCGACGACCAccaccccgcctcctcctccgccgccgccgtcagagTCCACGCCTACCAGCGACCCAaagcccccgcctccgccgccgacgtcttCGACCGCGGCACCGAAGAAGCGGAAGCTGGAGGAGGTGGGGTTTCATCACTCACCCTACTACAACATCAGAGCAGCCGTCGCCAACCTCCGCGGCCGCTTCATTCAG TTATGCAAAGGCACTGATACCCAAAAGAAAGATGCCGCTCTTGAGATCCTGAAAG AGATAAAAGTTCTCATGGAATTATCCAAGGACATGCGACTTGATCTCCCAACTGCAGCTGGGCCTGTAAAACTGATGGATGAGCCTACATCAAGAGATGCCAGAAATATGCCTGCAGGGAAAATCCCACCCGGAGAGAAGAATCAAGTTCGTCCAGCAGACCAGGCTGCATCCTTTATGCATAGTTCTGGTGAGAAGGTACCACTCAATCCTGTGGACATTAAGCATGATGCCAAACCGAGTGTAACAGATTCTACAAAGAAATCAGGACAATGTTTGCAAGGATCTTATATTGTCGGTGGATCTCCCATTGGCTGGAATTTCCTTATGTGGCCTGGAAGTAGCACAAGGTACTGTGGTTTAACCAGATCAGAGTGGTTGGCACGTCAATCTGCAAAATGA